In Larimichthys crocea isolate SSNF chromosome VII, L_crocea_2.0, whole genome shotgun sequence, the genomic stretch GAAAACAACAGCCTAATGTCTGGTTGTCTTAGATTTCACACTCctaatcttttatttccatttgtaGCTTGTACATTATGTGCAAAATGTCAACTTCACCACTTCATTTGGTGATCAAGTTTCATTTGATGAGAATGGCGATGTTTTGCCTATCTATGATATCATGAGCTGGCTGTGGCTCCCTGATGGAAGAACCAAAGTTCAGAATGTGGGTGAGGTTAAGAGGTCAGACTCCAAAGTTGAGGAACTCACAATTTATGAAGACAAAATCTTTTGGAACTTTGAATCAAATAAGGTTGCTTTtggttttcagacacatttcctTTCTGGATTATAGACCATAGCagtacataataatataaaattatgGATTTGTTTTCCTCCTGTAGCCACCCCAGTCAGTATGCAGTGAAAGCTGTCCTCCGGGCACCCGCATGACCAGAAAGAAAGGGGAGCCTATATGCTGTTTTGACTGCATCCCTTGTTCTGAGGGAAAGATCAGCAATAAGACTGGTGGGTGCTTatgctttaatattttgttttactttaaaggTACTCTATAGCAACAATATACCTTATCATCTTCCCCTTTGTCAGACTCCATGGAGTGCACCAGTTGTCCAGAGGACTTCTGGTCCAGCCCCCAGCATGACCACTGTGTTCCTAAGGAAACAGAGTTTCTCTCCTACCATGAGCCTCTGGGTATCTGCTTGACAACCACCTCATTGCTGGGAACATTTATCTGTGCACTTGTTCTGGGCCTCTTCATCTATCATCGCAGCACACCTATGGTACGCGCCAATAACTCAGAACTGAGTTTCCTGCTCCTGGTGTCACTAAAGTTATGTTTCCTGTGTTCACTTCTGTTTATCGGCCGACCAAGGCTTTGGACATGCCAGCTGAGACATGCAGCATTTGGGATCAGCTTTGTGCTTTGTGTCTCATGCATTCTGGTGAAAACCATGGTGGTTCTGGCTGTGTTCAAGGCCTCCAAGCCAGGAGGTGGAGCCAGTCTGAAGTGGTTTGGCGCTatgcagcagagaggaacaGTTATTGTTCTTACTTCTATTCAGGCTGCTATCTGCACTGCTTGGCTAGTGTCTTCCTCACCAACTCCTCATAAAAATACTCAATACCACAATGACAAGATAGTTTATGAGTGTGTAGTTGGGTCCACAGTTGGTTTTGCAGTGTTACTTGGTTATATTGGTTTACTGGCTATCCTCAGCTTCCTGTTAGCGTTTCTTGCAAGAAATCTTCCAGACAACTTCAATGAGGCCAAGCTCATCACTTTCAGTATGTTGATCTTCTGTGCTGTGTGGGTGGCCTTTGTTCCTGCTTATGTGAACTCTCCAGGGAAATATGCAGACGCTGTGGAGGTATTTGCCATCTTGGCCTCCAGTTTTGGCCTCTTGGTGGCACTGTTTGGACCTAAATGTTTCATAATCCTGTTGAGACCAGAGaggaacacaaagaaagcaaTCATGGGCCGAGGAACCACCAAGTCATAAAAGCATTTACAATTaagtctttatatatatatataaagtccAGAATcataaatcacaaatcacaattttTTGCCTTTGTCCATAGACCTGTGATTTAGATTATCTAAATGCAAAAGTACTAAATAACAGAAGTTGCCTgctatttaaatacattttttcatgtaaaaaatatatttagaaGAAACTGGAAgcaataaagaaacatttgtatATAAGAGATTCTTATCTCATCCCATACAGAGAGACTTTGAATGGCTTTCTTAAGTTTCCACTCGATGAAACCTaaaggatgaaataaaaacaattttataTAAGTTGTTATCTGTTGCATTTGTAAACAGGTTGCCCATGATCAACAAAATTTTCTTTCCCCATAGTTggagaaaaagcagcaggaagAATAGAAATTagcacattatttaaaaaaaaaataataattcaagcAAGCATGACACATAATGGAAAGGTTTATTATCCAAATATTGCTACCAAAAAAGCCTCTAAAACATTCCGCAATTATGATACTTGGATTTTAAGGAAACAACAGAACATCATCTGCATATAGTCTGATTCTGTGGCTTAAGCAAAGTAAACAATATGTATATTTGGATAATCTGGATatctggaaaaacacatttaaagataGCAATGAGGCAAAACTATTGATGAATAGCCTAGTAGTATTATGGCAGTAATAATAAGGGAACTTGCAAACAATTAAATGGTTAAATCGGTGCAATATTTGGATTATGAGTGATATTTCCTTAACATTAATGTGGTAATAATCTGATAACAATTATGTAATTTTGGTTCATGTTTTCACAACATTATAGGCGAAATAACGAGTGCCTTCAAAACTACATGaacatgaattcatttaaatcCTTCATCAAAACCCAGATGTTTACTTGgtgcaaaacatattttcatttttttttctttcaggttcAGCTGGtttcacagacattttttttttctttttccatccatttacagtatgtatgttatgtaagGCAGGGGTTCTCAAtctttttaatcataatcctcacgcagtttaaaaaatgtttactgtTATTCATAACAGTAGATGCCATAggaattatttatattttaaacttttcaatCTAAATACTTCAGTTTAAAACATATGTGTCTATTGTGCTAATTAGATCAGCTGTGGGAGCTGCATGTGCATCCTCCAGTCCTGAGCAAAGTAACAGATTTACATAGTGCATCACATTGTCATAATTTCAGGAGTTTTAATGTCCTAAACCTAATGTAAGTGAGTGTCATTGGctcagaatgtttttgtttaaatccCATTCATAGTTATCCACTTTTTAAACGATTCaccataacttttttttaatttattccaaTTTTTTTTCCACGGACCCCCAACCTAAGGCTTGTGGACCCCCGGGGTGAGAATCATGGATGTAGGGTAAATTATTGTCCCAATATcccaataaaaatacatgtttgagTAGAAATCCCATGGATGAAAATAAGCCTACTACTGCTAGTTGCTGGGTCACAACCCCTTTATAGTTGTGTCCAATGTGTCCTGAGCTAaagtaaattttaaaaatagcaTTGAGCTCATGGTAATAccataaataaagtacatttacatttacatttacatagattaataattattttaggGTCAGAAAATAACCATTGTGGCTGAAACATAGTAAAACATATTGTGTTAAGTACTATGGTACACAAACAAATAGTTCATATGTTTTAATCAAGGAAACGAACCAATGGAATTTGTGTGATGtaattgaaaataaaagtgaaagatatgagaaataaaaaaatcttgatCAACTGAGAAAAGGGGGCCAATGCTAGTTCATTACAATACCCAGAGATTTCCAAATTGTATTTAAATAGTAAACAAGGCAGATTTTAAGTTTCTAatagaaaaatacaatacattaaaataatatgaaataaacattgaCCTGCTCAACAAAATATCTATGTTTCATGGCTTATATTTGCCAAAACTGACATAGCATTTTGCAGTAACTTTCACATggtatatttacatattcagatGTACATTGGGCCCTGCCCCCATAATCTGTGCCCTCATGGGGGATGTGAAAGATTGAACAGTGATGAAAAACATACTAATGGGTTGACATAGCCCTTCATATAAAATGAAGTAACCttgtctgaaaaacagaaacagttgtAAAGGGAGGAGGGCAGTTATGGGAGCTTTTCTTATTGCAAATTGTCCGTTGTGTTTCTACCTTATCCtgtactttttctctctctcctctctttactctgcatcttcctcttttccctcATCTTGTACACTAAGGAAAAAGTTTCATCTTAATGAAATGCACAAGCCTGGTGATGTAGTTCTCGGTGGGTTGTTTGAGGTCCACTACACCTCTGTCTTCCCTGAGCGGACATTTACCTCAGAACCGCAGCAACCCATGTGCAAAGGGTAAGTTTCACACATGCAACAGGATCTGTGCAAATTATGCTGATCACAACAAGGGATAAAATGGCACTGTGATAAAATTCttgtaaaatatgatttatgtaatattttaagttttaatgatactcaaaaatgaaatgaaatctgtaAAAGGTATATTATTGGGACTGTgaattattttgtgttatattattattatttattttgttgtgttgcatgttgtaTGTTCATACAGTGCCATTTGACTTTTGGTTGACTAATagtgacattttgtgttttagttttgatACTCTAGGGTTCAGGCATGCCATGACCATGGCATTTGCTATTGAAGAGATCAACAAGAACTCCAGACTTTTACCTAACCTGACTCTGGGATATAGTCTTTATGATAACTGTGGAGCACTTGTTGTTGGATTCAGTGGTGCATTATCACTAGCAAGTGGCCAAGAGGAGCAGTTTCTGCTTCGGCAGAACTGTTCAGGGTCTCCAGTCTTGGGGATTGTGGGTGATcattattcaacattttctatTGCGACTGCTAATGTACTAGGTTTATACAAAATGCCCATTGTAAGTTTCCTATCTTTTATATCTTGTATTCTTTGTATTTCCGTGTACTGTATTTGAATTATCTTCATTGTTAAATGTGATACAAAATTTAAATACGAAAATACTTctgtctgaaaaataaaaaattgtattgtaaattgtgtttataaatgtgttttttcatagGTGAGTTATTTTGCCACATGTTCCTGCCTGAGTGATCGGCAACGTTTTCCATCCTTCTTCAGAACAATTCCAAGTGATGCATTTCAGGTGAAACTTCACAAAATTAAGAGCTGCAAAAGTAATGCAGAAAACTTCTGAAATATGTCCTGAATGCAATAAACCTTTTATTAACTCTTCAAGAATAACTGTGACACCACTGTAAAGCTTCTAGTACAGTTGTCACAAGTTACATCAATTTAGGTTAGTTGTCACTTTAAGAGAATATGCATTAATTCCTTCACTATGTATTTACTCAGGTGCGTGCTATGATTCAGATTCTAAAATACTTTGGCTGGACTTGGGTTGGCCTGCTGGTCAGTGATGATGATTATGGACTCCATGTTGCCCAGTCCTTCCAATCTGACCTGGCGCAGTCCGGTGAAGGATGTCTGGCCTACTTAGAGGTTTTGCCCTGGGACAGTGACTCAAGTGAACTAAGGAGGATTGTACATTTGATAAAGTCATCAACAGCTCATGTGGTCATTGTGTTTGCACACGAAATCCACATGATTGAACTAATGGAAGAGGTtggaaattaaaatgtaatatgatttagaaatgaatgaaaatgaaatgaaatgtaacatgatgcattgttttctttatctcctttttttatttatatatatatttttaaatatcttgtttatCTTGTTTGATTGAACGTATTTTCAAGATATAGATGATGAAATTGATGAAAACATGGCTTGACATATCTGAATCGACTTTTGGGTTTCCATCACTGTGAAAGGTGCTTTTggttgtttagttttttttatatgcattTCAGTATGCAAATCCAATGCTGAGTTGCTCACCTTGCACttgatcatttctgtttttttcttaaagtggCCTTTCCCACTTATTTTTCACTCAATCATTGTCATTAAATCCATATTCGCTACACAGTAGACTGTATCTTTATTCATAAGTCTGAAATTTGTTCCACAGGTGGTAAGGCAGAATGTGACAGGACGGCAGTGGATTGCTAGTGAAGCCTTGACAACGGCTACTGTGCTACAGACACCCAGCTTCATGCCGTACCTGAGCGGTACACTGGGAATTGCTATCCGTCGAGGAGAAATACCAGGGCTTAGGGAATTCCTCTTACAAATACGTCCTGACCAAAAAGGCAGCAACTATGGAAATAGCATGGCAAGAGTTAAATCTTACAATTTGATCTAAAATTGCaagaatgaaatatttctgttaatACTGACTTTTTTAATGCCTTTCAGGTGAGGCAGTTTTGGGAATACACGTTCCAATGTAAATTTGATCCAGAAGGTTCAGTTGAAGCTGGGGCAGCAATATGCACTGGACGGGAAGATATTGAAAATGTAGACACTGAGTTTATGGATCTTGCTAACCTCAGGCCTGAGTACAATGTTTACAAGGCTGTGTATGCTTTGGCATTTGCTCTTGATGACATGCTGCAGTGTGAGCCTGGAAGAGGGCCTTTCAGCGGGCACAGCTGTGCAACTTTGCAAAGACTGGAGCCATGGCAGGTGTGATATCAGTTTACACTCCACCTGTTTATGTTTTGAAAACTACTGCTTCACCTTGAGGTACTTACTGGATGTAGTTTCATGAGTATAGAATTTTGTGAAAAAGCATTGTCATTGGTGTGttgtaattttattattttatttaaaaagtgaaattgtCAATAGAAGTAGCAGGATGAAACACTTTCCCATTTTGTTTTTAGACACTGATGACTGAATACTCCTAATACTAGGCAATTTGTAATTCCTGGCCACAAGCTCCAAAAACAGAGGGCAGCATTACACCTCCACCAACCCTCAATGCAATGACAGTCTTCAAACTTGTGCTTTAAAGCAATgtataatgattttaaattctTGGTTTCCCTGGACTACTAGTTCCAGGGTACCAGTGACTCACTATCACCTCTTGAGATATAAGTGACATTACAACAAAGTAAATATGATATCGTTGATATCTTTGCAACACAATAGATGTTTGGCATATCATACTGTAGCTGTTGCCATGTCAGCATGCATCTTACACATTGCCCCTGTTATGTCTAACCAGTTAGACGTGAATAGACATGAAAAGTTGAATAAATTGAGTAAAAAGATTTTCTTTCAAATCATTTGAACAATAAGATGAACCTGTCacactcttcttctgtttgtatCATCAACTTGTAGCTCGTACATTATTTGCAAAAGATCAACTTCACCACACCATTTGGTGATGAAGTTTCATTTGATGAGAATGGTGATGCCTTACCAATCTATGATATTATGAACTGGCTGTGGCTCCCTGATGGAAGAACCAAAGTTCAAAATGTGGGTGAGGTTAAGAAGTCGGCCTTCAAAGGTGAAGTACTCACAATTGATGAAGACAAAATCTTCTGGAACTTTGAATCAAATAAGGTTCCTGCATTGTTTTACTCCTCTTTATTTGGACTGTAGATCTTAGCATTAATTACAATTTTCTAAAAATCTGATTATAGTACaatgttatgtatgtatttttctccCTGTAGCCACCCCAGTCAGTGTGCAGTGAAAGCTGTCCTCCAGGTACCCGCATGGCCAGAAAGAAAGGGGAACCTATGTGCTGTTTTGACTGCATCCCTTGTTCTGAAGGAAAGATTAGCAATAAGACTGGtgagttttttattgtttctattaTAATTATGTATGCTAACAGGGGTTTGCCGTGactattttgtcctttttgtcaGACTCCATGGAGTGCACCAGTTGTCCAGAGGACTTCTGGTCCAGCCCCCAGCGTGACCGCTGTGTTCCAAAGAAAACAGAGTTCCTCTCCTATCATGAGCCTCTAGGTATCTGCTTGACAACCACCTCATTGCTGGGAACATTTATCTGCGCTGTTGTTCTTGGCATCTTCACCTACTATCGACGTACACCCATGGTACGAGCCAACAATTCAGAACTGAGTTTCCTGCTCTTGGTTTCACTTAAACTATGTTTCCTGTGTTCACTGCTGTTTATCGGCCGCCCAAGGCTGTGGACATGCCAGTTGAGACATGCAGCATTCGGGATCAGCTTTGTGCTTTGTGTCTCATGTATTCTGGTAAAAACCATGGTGGTTCTGGCTGTGTTCAAGGCCTCCAAGCCAGGAGGTGGAGCCAATCTCAAATGGTTTGGGGCTatgcagcagagaggaacaGTTTTAGCTCTTACCTGCATTCAGGCAGCTATCTGCACTGCCTGGATTGTATCTGCTTCACCAGAGCCTCATAAAAACACCCAATACCACAATGATAAGATAGTTTATGAATGTGCTGTAGGGTCCACAGTTGGTTTTGCTGTATTATTGGGGTATATTGGATTACTGGCTATCCTCAGCTTCCTATTAGCATTTCTGGCAAGGAATCTTCCAGACAACTTTAATGAGGCTAAATTCATTACTTTCAGTATGTTGATCTTCTGTGCTGTGTGGGTGGCCTTTGTCCCTGCTTATGTAAATTCTCCAGGGAAATATGCAGATGCAGTGGAGGTATTTGCCATCCTGGCCTCCAGTTTTGGCCTCTTGGTGGCACTGTTTGGACCTAAATGCTACATAATTTTGCTGAGACCAGAGAGGAACACAAAGAAAGCTATCATGGGTCGAGGCATCACAAAATCATGAGCTTAgcacttaaaggaccagtgtgtgtgttttagtggcAATTACTGCCCCACCCTCGGCTTCCTATCATGAagaagtggtggtggtggtgaaatgCACGACAAATGCAAAAGAACCTTTCtagaaccagtgtttagtttgtctgttcagggttactgtagaaacatggtgtttcagcATGGTAGACTCAGTCAAAAAGGACCTGTCTGtacatattaatatatgtaaatagagccccataaatcttacacactgggcctttaatgTAAGTTTATCAGTGATTCACTTTGTATTTTGCATTCAATAGTCATTGTCACCAGATGAAACTAGAAGcaacaaagaaatgttaataaaaacaactgttatattaataattatcttgttttcaattatttatttacacattctAGGATTTGaaggacaaaaaacattttaactctgTGAACAGTTCTATATATGATTTAGACGTTTTATATACATCAGCATGTAACTTTCTTAGCCCCAAATATGGTGAGTCTACGTATCTCAAATCCCAGTTCTTCTACCCTGAATTTTATTCAGTGTTGTGTTATATATTGTGTTGCTTGTATGTGCAAGCATTGACAGTGAatcaaaatgaggaaaataagGTTTCCTGACGGGTTTCTGCTTGTAATTACGAACAATATAgtctccagtgtgtgtgtgtgtgtgtgtgtgtgtgtgtgtgtgtacggtgACATACATATTTAACAAACAATCCAAAGAACAAATCTACAACAGTGCAAATTTAAGGAAATTTGTATTGGGTGACTTAACCTATTGGACATTATTGTTTCTGCAAAAGTGACCATATCAAATTTCTGATAAGTTGCCGTGTGCCACACAAATGCAATAACCATCCATCAAACAGGTGATGGAAAATAGGTGGAAAGCTGTAGTAATTCTCTAAATGTGCTATGCTGCTACCATCTAGTGGACATGTGATAAAACTGTTTATGTTTGATGATGAATTTCAACTCAAGTTACTCGACTCGTGGCTCTTGAAAGAATTGTTTCTGGTGGGAAATGTTGGGTCTATTGAAGtttaattgaaattgaattgcaTAAAGAAGAACATTTACTTTATTGATACCTCAGTGGGAAAATTGTTTTTTGACTTAAGTTTTACATATGTAGACCCAAAGTGCAACCACACCACGTTTATAGACATACAAGAAGGTGGAGCGATGGGAATCCATATAGCGGCGCTGATAGAGCAGTTAGAGgtttggtaccttgctcaagggcaccttagCAGGGACCAGGTACTCTCCAGTTACCAGTCCACACTCCATAATgcagtccatgctggacttgaacctaCGTTCCCAAGTTAAGTCCTTTCATACTAAGTAGAGAAACAACAACCATATGGTCCATACCAAATTAAACACCTAATTAATCACCTATAGGAGACTTTGGATTTTGGTTATACAGCAGTCTTCCCCAACGGACTCTTAGAATCAATGTTAAGTGGCATTGAAGCTGTTCTGGTGGTGCATGGTGGCCCAACACAGACTGTTTGTGTcggtttttcttttaattaatcaaACGTATGTATATGGTCAAGTTTTACACTGCAGACTGATTCTGAAGAACCATTTTAGGCCCTGCCCCAGGTTTTGCTCATGACACCTGATGGGTGGCGTGTAAGATTGAACAACACTGCAAGTCAATAAAAGAGGCTGGTGCACAATAACACTGACTGGGCTCACAAAAGGAGTACACACGAGGAAAGTCATGTGGGCATTTGTCAAGGTCAACTTGCTTATGTATTTCATGTTGTATTCCCACTTTTCTTCAGCTCTGTCCTCAACTCATTACTCTTCCTCGTGTCAGTTACAAGGACAATTTCATCTAAATGGCTTGCACAAGGCAGGAGATGTGGTTATAGGTGGTCTGTTTCAGATCcacttcttttctgtttttcctgacCTGTCTTTTACCTCACAACCACAACAGCCTTCCTGCCATGGGTGAGTGTCTCagggaaacaggaaaaaaagtaaCTTTGGTAAATTAACCTCATTAGTAGAAAAGAAATATGATTATGAAATAATTACATTCACATTAATACCATTTGTTTTCCGGATGAAAAGATGTTGCTATTTAAGtgtcttaattgtttttttacttgtgCAACATCTACAAGTCAACTCTTACatgttactgtatgttgtatatttttggcattttgctatttttaaactgtaaactgtggtATTTCTTGTGTTAGTTATGATGTTCTAGGATTCAGGCAGGTGCGGACCATGGCCTTTGCTGTTgatgaaatcaacagaaaccCCAACCTGCTTCCTAACGTGACTCTGGGATACAGTCTTTATGACAACTGTGTCAATCTAGGAATTGGATTTCGTGGAGCATTGTCCTTAGTCAGTGGTCAAGAGGAACAGTATTTATTGGATGAGACCTGTGCAGGAACCCCTCCAGTCATAGGTGTTGTGGGTGATTCTTCTTCTACACGCTCTATTGCTATTTCCACTGTCTTAGGTTTGTACAGAGTACCTATGGTAAGTTTTCTAACTTGTCATCAAAGAATGCTTTTAattttttgaaatgtattcTCAGATGTAAACATGGACTAATCAACCTtagaaagatgaaagaaaaggaaaaagttttGAGGTTTTTTGGATGTACGTTCTGTGTCTTTCACAGGTGAGTTATTTTGCCACATGTTCCTGCCTGAGTGACCGGCAAAAGTTTCCATCCTTCTTTAGAACAATCCCAAGTGATGCTTTCCAGGTGAACCTCTATCAGCAAAATGaacatgcaaaaaagaaaacatgcagttaAACATTACtcagaaaaaaatgtctcttcactagaatgaaaaatatattcctTTTTTGCAGTCGCTGATGTCACTGGGTTGTGAAATCTGTAGGTTTTCCTGTGCACTAATTCCTTCACTCTGTATTCACTCAGGTGCGTGCTATGATTCAGATCCT encodes the following:
- the LOC104933757 gene encoding extracellular calcium-sensing receptor-like, with amino-acid sequence MHKPGDIVLGGLFEVHYTSFFPEQTFTSEPQQPICTGFDTLGFRHAMTMAFAIEEINKNSNLLPNMTLGYSLYDNCGALVVGFGSALSLVSGREEHFLLQQNCSGTPPVLGIVGDSYSTFTIATSNVLGLYKMPIVSYYATCSCLSDRQRFPSFFRTIPSDAFQVRAMIQILKHFGWTWVGLVVTDDDYGLHVAQSFQSDLAQSGGGCLAYLEVLPWDHEPAGLRRIVKVMNKSTARVVMVFAHEGHMIYLMEEVVRQNVTGLQWIASEGWSAATVLQTPRLMPYLSGTLGIAIRRGEIAGLREFLLRLRPDQDKNYENNIVRQFWESTFHCSFGTAGSVEGGASLCTGQEDIENVETEFMDLSNLRPEYNIYKAVYALAYALNDMLQCKPGKGPFSGNSCADLQSMEPWQLVHYVQNVNFTTSFGDQVSFDENGDVLPIYDIMSWLWLPDGRTKVQNVGEVKRSDSKVEELTIYEDKIFWNFESNKSVCSESCPPGTRMTRKKGEPICCFDCIPCSEGKISNKTDSMECTSCPEDFWSSPQHDHCVPKETEFLSYHEPLGICLTTTSLLGTFICALVLGLFIYHRSTPMVRANNSELSFLLLVSLKLCFLCSLLFIGRPRLWTCQLRHAAFGISFVLCVSCILVKTMVVLAVFKASKPGGGASLKWFGAMQQRGTVIVLTSIQAAICTAWLVSSSPTPHKNTQYHNDKIVYECVVGSTVGFAVLLGYIGLLAILSFLLAFLARNLPDNFNEAKLITFSMLIFCAVWVAFVPAYVNSPGKYADAVEVFAILASSFGLLVALFGPKCFIILLRPERNTKKAIMGRGTTKS
- the LOC104933770 gene encoding extracellular calcium-sensing receptor; translation: MHKPGDVVLGGLFEVHYTSVFPERTFTSEPQQPMCKGFDTLGFRHAMTMAFAIEEINKNSRLLPNLTLGYSLYDNCGALVVGFSGALSLASGQEEQFLLRQNCSGSPVLGIVGDHYSTFSIATANVLGLYKMPIVSYFATCSCLSDRQRFPSFFRTIPSDAFQVRAMIQILKYFGWTWVGLLVSDDDYGLHVAQSFQSDLAQSGEGCLAYLEVLPWDSDSSELRRIVHLIKSSTAHVVIVFAHEIHMIELMEEVVRQNVTGRQWIASEALTTATVLQTPSFMPYLSGTLGIAIRRGEIPGLREFLLQIRPDQKGSNYGNSMVRQFWEYTFQCKFDPEGSVEAGAAICTGREDIENVDTEFMDLANLRPEYNVYKAVYALAFALDDMLQCEPGRGPFSGHSCATLQRLEPWQLVHYLQKINFTTPFGDEVSFDENGDALPIYDIMNWLWLPDGRTKVQNVGEVKKSAFKGEVLTIDEDKIFWNFESNKPPQSVCSESCPPGTRMARKKGEPMCCFDCIPCSEGKISNKTDSMECTSCPEDFWSSPQRDRCVPKKTEFLSYHEPLGICLTTTSLLGTFICAVVLGIFTYYRRTPMVRANNSELSFLLLVSLKLCFLCSLLFIGRPRLWTCQLRHAAFGISFVLCVSCILVKTMVVLAVFKASKPGGGANLKWFGAMQQRGTVLALTCIQAAICTAWIVSASPEPHKNTQYHNDKIVYECAVGSTVGFAVLLGYIGLLAILSFLLAFLARNLPDNFNEAKFITFSMLIFCAVWVAFVPAYVNSPGKYADAVEVFAILASSFGLLVALFGPKCYIILLRPERNTKKAIMGRGITKS